In a single window of the bacterium genome:
- a CDS encoding RDD family protein: MPTFAPSHTARLAHLKGMPLASFTARAAAFVIDFLLAFLLFLAVLIYGSKLLILLGLFHPQSDINLKFDLQHWYSIFFVVLYFGLCTYWGHGQTPGKWLLRIRVVSLTHAHLSLWHALERALGYGASALELGFGFLQYFIHPNKQTVHDRIAETIVVSEARQQRNVKR; the protein is encoded by the coding sequence ATGCCGACCTTCGCGCCCTCGCACACCGCCCGGCTTGCTCACCTCAAAGGAATGCCCCTGGCTTCCTTCACTGCCCGGGCCGCGGCTTTTGTGATTGATTTTCTCCTCGCATTTCTGCTGTTTCTCGCGGTGCTGATTTACGGCAGCAAGCTGCTGATCCTGCTTGGCCTGTTTCATCCGCAGTCGGACATCAATCTCAAGTTCGATCTGCAGCACTGGTACAGCATTTTCTTTGTGGTTTTGTACTTTGGCCTGTGCACCTACTGGGGGCACGGCCAAACGCCGGGCAAATGGCTGCTGCGCATCCGGGTCGTCTCGCTGACGCATGCGCACCTTTCGCTGTGGCATGCCCTCGAGCGCGCCCTGGGCTATGGCGCTTCGGCGCTCGAACTGGGCTTTGGGTTTCTGCAGTATTTCATTCACCCCAACAAGCAGACGGTGCACGACCGCATTGCGGAAACCATCGTGGTCAGCGAGGCGCGGCAGCAACGCAATGTGAAAAGGTGA